Genomic segment of Hyalangium ruber:
GGCGACAAGCACCGCCATCCCGCAGCAGAAGCCCCCCAGCGCCACCAGCCCGTATCCGCCCGCCGGGCCCGCCGCCATGACACTCGCCGCCATCACCAGATCGATCACCGCCAGGACGCTGGCGAAGCTGCCAGCCAGCGACATCTGTTCCAGTCCCGCGCTCTCGTAGGTCCTCCCGACGTACTCGCCAATGCCGCCGCGCCGCGCCTCGTCCACGGGCAGGGCGAGCGCCCCCGCCAGCAGCTGCCTGCGCAGCAGCGCGGAGAGGTCCATCACCAGCGTTCCCTGGACCCAGGCCAGCGCCGCCTGGAGCGGCACCATCGTCAACCCCATGAGGGCCCACGCCCAGAGCCACCCCGGGTCCAGCTGTCCCTCGAAGGCGCCCCGCCCAATCAACCACCACATGGAGAGCACGCCCGCCTGGATGACGCCCGCGAGCAGGAGGAGCAACAGCAGCCGCCATCCACCGCGCAGCGCCCGCAGGTGATGGCGCAGGCGGGCTCCGGGTGGCAGCCGGAGCGTGCGCCCGGCGACGAGGTAGGTATTGGCGAGCTGGAGCCCCAGCAACGCCCGCCGGGCCGTGGCCCGCTGAGGACCCCTCAGCCCCGTTCGCTCCAGGACACGATCGGCCACGGGGCCCTGGTGCCCCTCGGCGCGCGCCCGCACGGCCGCTGTCAGCGTGGAGAAAGGCACCTTGTGCAGCGACTCATCGGGGGCGATGAGCCGCGCGGTCTGCCCCGAGGACGACACGCGCAGCAGGGCAACCACCGCACTCCCCTGGGTGCTCACGACCTCCACGAGCGCGGGAGCCGCACGTCCCAGAGGCGTCTCGACTTCGCCGTGGCGCGTGTAGAGCAGCTTCAGCTCGAGCCCCAGGGCATGGGCCGCCGCGTCCAGCCACTCTCCCACGCGGCTCGGATCCTCTGGCACCGCGTGGGACAGAGCCGGGAGCGGGTTGGGCAGAGGCAACCGCGCCGCACGCGCCAAGGCTTCCAAGGCCTCGCCCGCACGCTCGATGGGCCAGGCCACTGCTTCCAGTGTCTCCTCCGACATGAGCGTCACCCCTCCTCCACGGCCCGCTCGGAGAGCACGCCTTGATCCAGGACCAGCCGCCTCCATCCCTCTCGCCCCGAGAGATCCCGTCGCATCCCCGCCTCCAGCTCCAGCAAGGCGCGATAGTGGGAGTCCTCCCGCGCCGCGAGCGTCCGAGGGTTCCCATCCTCGACCAGCGTCCCCTCCTGGATGACCAGGACACGATCGAACGAGAGCGTCTCGGCGATGTCATGCATGACGCAGAGCAAGGTGGCGCCCTTCACACCCTGCCGGGCCCGCTCCAGCAGCTCCGCGCGACGGTCACGCTCGAGCCCTCGGAACGGCTCATCGAAGATGGCCAGCCGCACCCCGGGGCGCAGTAACGCTCGGCCCAAGCGCACCCGCTGCCCCTCACCGCCTGACAACAACCCCCCCCCCTCTCCCAGCCGGGTCTGAAGCCCCTGGGGCAGCTTGTCGAGCACCTCGACGAGGTCGGCCCTGTGCAGCACCTGCCCCACCCGGGGCAGCGCCTCGCCCGCTTCGACTCCGTAGGCGAGGTTGTCCACCATCGACTTGTTCCAGAGCATCACCTCGGGCTCCACCCACGCCGTCTCCCGCCTCAGCCGCCACAACGCCGCTCCCTCCAGCGGCTCTCCATCCACCTCGACCCGGCCGCTGGCTGCCCGGTGCCACCCCAGCAGCACTCCCACCAGCGAGGACTTCCCAGCGCCCGAGGGGCCCACGATGGCGACGTGCTCCCCGGCTCGAACCGAGACATCCACTCCCTGCAACAACGTGTGGCCAGAGGCTTTCACCTCCACCTGGCGCAATGAGAACGCCACTCCCCGTGCCACCTCCGCCGGTGGCTCCGTCTGCCTCCGTGCGGCCAGCGCGACGTGCGGAGCTACCTCGTCAGGAGCCAGCAGCGGCTCCATCAGGCGACCGGTGAGCGACGACGCGGCGGGGTACTGGCGCAACCCGTCGGCGAGCTGCCGGCCCAGCCCCGTCATCGCCAGCGCCCAGTAGACGAGCAGCAGGACCGCCCCAGGTTGTACTCCCCGCGAGAGCGCGTGCAGGACCACCGCCACCGCGCCCACGGTGGCGGCGAGCGAGCAGATCGTGTCGACGGTGATGCCTCGGCGCAGCAAGGTGCGCGCCGCGGAGACGAAGTGGTGCAGCGGCTCCTCATGGGCCCGGCGCAGCGTCAGCTCGGCACGGTGTGCCCGCAGCGCTACCCCCCCGCGCAGTGCATCGAGGTAGAAGCGCGAGAGCACACCGTCGAAGTCCCGTAGCCGGCGGTCGGCATCGAGCAGCGAGCGCTGCGCGAGCAAGGGAATGGCGATCGCCAGCCCGCCCGTCAGGAAGATCAAGGGCGCGCTTCGCGGTGCCAACCATGTCAGCCCCGCGAGTGTCACCAGCAGCTCGGCACAGCCGCGCAGCAAGAGGACCGCGAGGCTCGGCACCGCGCGCACCATGTGGATGCCATGGCAGCGCTGAGCCATGTCCGAGACGAGCCGGCTGCGAAAATAGCGATCTCCCAAGCGGGGGATCTTCCCGAGGAACGCGAGCCGAAGGCGGAGTTCCAGGCGCCTCCCCAGTTGGAGCGTCCCGCGTGAGAGTGGCAGTTCCAGCATGAACAGCAGTCCCAGCAACGCGAGCAGCGTCGCGACGCCGACGATCCGCTGCTCCGGAGTCGTGAGGTAGCGCCCCGCGTCGATGATCCCGCGCAGGAGCAGCGCCTCCACGAAGCCTCCCACCGCCGCGGTGACCCCGATGGCGGCAAGCACCGCCGGCTTGAGCACCCCGTCCCGGCGCAACAAGGCCACGAGCTCACGGAGCGGGCGGGTGGGGGCCTCGCGCAAAGCCGCCTCGAGTTCCGGAGACAGCGGCGGTGCATCGCTCCCTCTCTCGCCGCGCAGCCCCTTGGCCTGAACGCACACGCTCCCGCGAAGGGTGAGTTCATCGGCGCCCGGCTTCCCCAGTGCTGTCCAATAGATGGTGGGGATGAGTTCCTCGGCGCGCCCCTCCTCCAGGGCCGTCAGCACTTCGGGCAGGAGTTGCTCGACAAACCTCGCGGCCAGCTCACCCCGCTTCAGGCCATCGCCGTCCACGAGCGTCTGCGCCAACCGCACCGTCGCATCCAGGCATGCCAGGCGCTTCCAGGTGGGGTCCCCGAGCGCCTCCTTGACCAGCCGCTCGGACGTGGGCCCGGCCGCGAGCACCGACAGCCTGCGACGCAGCCCCACCAGGAACTCCTCCGTGCCAGCCCATTCGCGGAACGCCCCGGCGGACACGGTCATCGTGTGGATGAAGAGCCGGTCGAGCAGCTCGTCCACGGACACCCAGCGCCGCCCCAGCGCCGGATCCATGATCTGAACGAGGTGGCCCCACTTCTTCCAGACCACCACGAAGTGCAGGTTGCCGTCCTCCAGCCGCACCACCACGATGGCCGGCAGTACCCCTGCTCCGGCCAGGAGCACATGATCCCGCGGGACCATGTGCTGCTCCGCCTCCAACCCCAGCTTGCCGGCCAGCTCCTCGAGCACATCAATGGAGGTGCCATCGACGTCGCTCTGACAGGCCTCGCGAAGCCTTCCATAGCTGATGGCCACGCCGAAGCCTTCGAGCAGGGCCTTGAGGGCCGCCGGGCCGCAGTCCATGGCCGAGGTCTGGATGACCTCCGGGACGAAGAGGCGCGGGGACCCGGTCATGACTTCGGCTCCCGCCCTTCGGGAGCTCCGCCTCGCCTCGCCTCCCGGCCCAAGGTTCGAAGCACGAGCTGTGACGGCGTCGCCCGGTCCACCTCGATGTCCACCATGCCCGGCAGCCCGTGTTCGAGCGGAATGCCCAGCGGCAGCTCATCCAGCGAGAGCTCCACGCGCACCAGACCATCGCGAACCTCGCTCGCCACCGCCACCACCGTGGCCTTCAACATGCCGAACTCCGTCCAGGAGAAGCCCTCCAACCGCATCCGCGCCCGCTGCCCCGCCCGTACCCTCCCCAGGGATGAGGCCGGGATGAACTGCGCGACGATGCGCACCGAGCCCCCCGCGACGACCGTGGCGATGGGGTCTCCCTCCCTGAGCTGCGCGCCCACTCGCACGGAGCTCGTCTCGCCGAGCACACCATCCGCCGGCGCTCGAATGATGCGGCGCTCCAGTTCCTCGCGCAGGCGCGCCACGCTGGCACGCGCCACGCTCTCGTCCGCCTCGAGTCGGGCGATCTCTCCCCGCAGCGCGGCGAGGCGGGTGCGCCGCTCGGTGGATTGCACCGTGCCGCCCAACCTCGCGCTCGCCAACGCGGCTCGCGAGGCCTGCTCGGCGGCCAGGGTGCGCTCCAGCTCCGCGCGGGCCCTGCCCCACTCCATCTCGCTCACCACCCCCCGTTTCCAGAGCCGCTCGGTGCTCGTCGCCTCTTCCTGGGCGCGCCGCGACACCGTCTCCGCCTCGCTGAGCCGGGCCCGCGCCTCCTGAACTCCCGCGACCCCCTGCCCCTTTTGCTCCACCAGCGCGCTCTGCTCCGCCTCGAGCTGAGCGCGCGCTGCCTCGAGCTGCGGCCCCAGGCCTTGGAGCACGGCCTCTGCCTCCGCGACCTGGCGCTCCTCGTGCTCACGTGACAGCTCGACGAGGACCTCCCCCGCATGCACGGAGCGGTGAAGCTCCAGCTGCGTCTTCACCACCCGCCCCTCCACGGGTGAATCAATGGCATACACCTCGCGATGGAGCTCCAGCCGCGCCTGCACGCTGCGCTCGTAGACCGTGGTGGGCGCCAGCGTGAACCAGCCTCCCCAAAGCGCGAACAGCCCTACCGGCAACAGCCCGAACGCCCACCGTCCTCGCCCTCGGGCCAGCGCGCGCAAGGTACGTGGGAAAATGCCTTCGACCTTCATGGAGGCCCCCGCTTCGACTCCGCCCTCCAGGGCATAGAGCCGAGCCAGCCGGCCTTGTGAGGAACTTCAGTGCTCCCGGGGAATCAGCCCGCTCGTCCTGCCAGCAACCCTTCCGAGAGGGCTTCTCATCACAGGGGCCTCGCTCCGGACTCCATCGACCCGAGGAACTCCATGAGTGAGAACGCCGCGTCGGTCGACCCCCATGAGATGCTGTACCTGCCCCTTCGGCGTCGCTTCATGAGCGAGTACGTGGACACCCCCGAAGGCACCAAGGAGCTGCGCCTCTTCTTCGGCTTCAAGGAGATCTCGTTCGATGAACCGGAGCTGTTCTCCTTTGGCGAGACACTGATCAAGCAGGAACAGTTCATGGCGGGCAGCGCCACCACATGGAGCTCGGGTGAGCCCCTTCCGTGGGAGCGCGTGAAGAACATGCTCGAAGCGTTGCTGAACGAGGAGGTTCTCTCACGCGAACCCCCGAAGCCCCCTCCCGAGAGCGAGCACCATCGGAAGATGCTGGAGGCCGAGGCCCTACGGGACGCGCCTACCGAGCCCCTGTGGTGGAACCCGGACTGCCCGCGTGTCATGGAGCGCCTGGTGGGCCGGCCGCTGGAGCTGGGCTTCCTCGAGTCGGTGCTCCCTGTCCACCGCATTGCCCACCCCGCGTTCGACGCCGAGGGCCGCCACGTCGGAGAGAGCAACGTCTTCCCCGATGCCATGCGCATGAAGCTCCAGACGGAGTGGCGCGTGTGCCGCTACCCGGGCAGCCGCTATCTCAACGAGGCGCTGATGAACCTGACCGCGCTCAAGGCGATGACGCGGTACTGGAAGCCCATTCTGCAGGAGGTGCTGGAGGTGCGCGCGGAGTTCCTGCGCCGCTATCCCCCGCCTCCAGACGGAAGCTGGCGGATGGGAGACCTTCACGCCATGGCCTACTCGGTGCTGGCCCTGCCAACCTTGATGCTGATGCGCGCGAACGCCCCCGTCCCCAACGGCGCGTTGGATCCCGTGCTGTCCTCCCTGTTCCGGGTGACGGATGGCGTGCGGATGGTCACGGCCTATCTGCTCTTCCTGCCGGAAATGCCGATGACGTACGACACGCCCATGACGGCAGCCGAGCTGTTCCGCGTCACGGAGCATGACAACCACTTCATCTCGAACCGGGGCGTCTGCGCCGGCCCGCAACTCATGGTGGAGGAGTTCTTCGGGACGCTGCTGGATGGCAAGCCCGTGGCGAACGCGCCCCCGCCCCAGGCAGCGTGGGACGCCGAGATCCCCGCCGCGGTGGATTACGCGCTCCACGGGCTGAAACTCTATTGTCTCCAGTTCAATCTCTGGAGCCACATGTGCCGCGCCTACGAGCTGATTCGCGCGGCGCTGCTCGAGGTGGAGGATGCGCCAGAGAGCGTCCTGGGCCGGCTGCGCGCGCGCATCGAGCGCGATTGGCAGCACATCCTGCCCACCCGCTTGAACCAGTCCACCCAACGAGATTGGGCCGAGGCCCGCTACATCGAGATGTTCGACCAGGCCCAGCGTGGCCTGAGGGGCTTCCGAGAGGACGCGCGGATGCACCTGCGGGACGCATTCACCCCTGCCAGGGATGAGGTGGATGAGAATGCCCGGCGGCAGCTCCAGGAGCTGCTCCGCACGCGCGCGGGGTCGCTCTCCGAGGCTCGAAGGCACGCCCTCGATGCCGTGGCGAATACCCTCGCGGGGTATCTGGCTATCGAGCGCTCAACGCTACGGGCCCTGGAGAACGTTCAGCGACAGGTCAATGCATTGCTCCAACGCCCCCACCCGGCGCGGAAGTTCTCCAATACGGACCTCTCACTCCATCACCGCCTGCGCGTCGGCACCATCGGAGTGCTGCCCTACTTGCCGGAGGTGTTCCGAGACGAGCTGGGTATCGCCATCGAGAACACGGAGGATGCCACCCGCTTCAGCCCCATCAGCTCTGCCTGAAAATAATTCCATCACACGGGCTCCCTTCCTCACTCATTCGGAATGAACCCCAACGCAACACCCAGGAGGAGCAAACACATGAAGATCAAGACGACCGTTCGTGGTGGCCTCGCGCTCATCGACCCCACGGTTTACCCCGGTGGTTATGGTGGCCGCGGGTGCCCGGGTGGTGGCGGCTACCCCATCCGCAAGCTGACCTACCTGGTGCCGTAATCCAGGTCGGCGGCGGCCGCGGGTGATTCGAGTCGTCAGTGGGCGCCAGGCTGCGCCCGCTGGCGGCTTTGTCTTTGTGGAGTAACCCTCCCTTGCAGAGCCTCCAGGACGATTTCGGCTCACAGATGCGTCGAGCACTCTCCGTCTCGGTTGCAGGCACTACCCGGAGGAAAATCGATGCCCTCAATTCATGGTCGTCTGGTGCGCAATGGAGAAGGAACTCCGATGGGGCAGTTCGTCCCCTCGGGCAAATTCGGCAGGATCTTCCCGACACTGCAGCCGCTGATCCCGCCGCTGGCCGCGTTGGAGGAGCTCGGCCGCGCGATGAAGGATGCCAACCCCGCGGACCCCAAGGGAGACAACGAAGACATCCCCGCGGGCTTCACCTACCTGGGCCAGTTCATCGACCACGACATCACCTTCGACACCACCTCCATCCAGGAGGTGCAGGTCGACCCGTTGGCCCTGCACAACTTCCGCACGCCCGCGCTCGATCTGGACTGCGTTTATGGCCGAGGTCCGGGCGACCAGCCCTACCTCTACCAGCTGCCTCCCAATGACGCGCTCTTCCTCATCGGGACCACCAGCGCCAACACGCCGGGCGGCGATCCGAAGGTACAGACTTCGCTGCCGTTCGACCTGCCGCGAGGCCCGCAGTCGCTGGCCATCATCGGGGACCCTCGCAACGACGAGAACCTCATCGTCGCCCAGCTGCACCTGGCATTTCTCCGCTTCCACAACAAGGTGGTCGCGGGGCTTCAGAACGGCACCATCACGCCTCCGCCCTCCGCGACCCAGTCCTCCCTCTTCGAGCAGGCCCGCCGGCTCGTCACCTGGCACTACCAGTGGATCGTCGTGAACGACTTCCTGCGAAAGGTGGTGGATCCGCACGTACTCGACCACGTGCTCGAGCGCGGCCGGGCGTTCTACCTGCCGAAGGGTGATGCCTTCATCCCCGTGGAGTTCTCCGCCGCCGCCTACCGCCTGGGCCACAGCATGGTGCGCGAGGCCTATGACTTCAACGAGGTGTTCACCTTCAAGCCCAGCCCGCGCCAGGTGGTGCCGGCGACGCTCCAGCTGCTGTTCAACTTCTCCGGGCGCTCCGGCGTGGGCGTGCCGATCCCCAGCGATTGGATCATCGACTGGCGGCGGTTCTTCCGGTTCCCCAACGACGGGGTCACGGCCGGTCTCAGCCGCAGGCTCGACCCGTTCCTGGCGCCGACACTCGCGGAGATCCCCGACCACGGCGTGCTGCCCGGCGTCAACCTGCCCATCGCCAACCTCAAGCGCGGGCGCAGCCTCGGCCTGCCCTCCGCGCAGAACGTGGCCCGGCGCATGCGCATCGAGCCGCTCTCGCCCAAGGACATCGCCAAGGGGCCGGATGGCGCGGTCGCCGAGAAGCACAACCTGCACGTCGAGACCCCGCTCTGGTACTACATCCTCAAGGAGGCCGAGCAGCGCGGCGGCGCCAAGCGCCTGGGGCCCGTGGGCAGCCGCATCCTGGCCGAGGTCTTCGTGGGCCTGCTCGAGCTGGACGCGAGCTCCTACCTGGCCAGCAACCCGCAGTGGAAGCCCACCCTGCCCTCGGCCAAGAAGGGCGACTTCGCGATGACGGATCTGCTCTCCTTCGCG
This window contains:
- a CDS encoding ATP-binding cassette domain-containing protein, with the protein product MTGSPRLFVPEVIQTSAMDCGPAALKALLEGFGVAISYGRLREACQSDVDGTSIDVLEELAGKLGLEAEQHMVPRDHVLLAGAGVLPAIVVVRLEDGNLHFVVVWKKWGHLVQIMDPALGRRWVSVDELLDRLFIHTMTVSAGAFREWAGTEEFLVGLRRRLSVLAAGPTSERLVKEALGDPTWKRLACLDATVRLAQTLVDGDGLKRGELAARFVEQLLPEVLTALEEGRAEELIPTIYWTALGKPGADELTLRGSVCVQAKGLRGERGSDAPPLSPELEAALREAPTRPLRELVALLRRDGVLKPAVLAAIGVTAAVGGFVEALLLRGIIDAGRYLTTPEQRIVGVATLLALLGLLFMLELPLSRGTLQLGRRLELRLRLAFLGKIPRLGDRYFRSRLVSDMAQRCHGIHMVRAVPSLAVLLLRGCAELLVTLAGLTWLAPRSAPLIFLTGGLAIAIPLLAQRSLLDADRRLRDFDGVLSRFYLDALRGGVALRAHRAELTLRRAHEEPLHHFVSAARTLLRRGITVDTICSLAATVGAVAVVLHALSRGVQPGAVLLLVYWALAMTGLGRQLADGLRQYPAASSLTGRLMEPLLAPDEVAPHVALAARRQTEPPAEVARGVAFSLRQVEVKASGHTLLQGVDVSVRAGEHVAIVGPSGAGKSSLVGVLLGWHRAASGRVEVDGEPLEGAALWRLRRETAWVEPEVMLWNKSMVDNLAYGVEAGEALPRVGQVLHRADLVEVLDKLPQGLQTRLGEGGGLLSGGEGQRVRLGRALLRPGVRLAIFDEPFRGLERDRRAELLERARQGVKGATLLCVMHDIAETLSFDRVLVIQEGTLVEDGNPRTLAAREDSHYRALLELEAGMRRDLSGREGWRRLVLDQGVLSERAVEEG
- a CDS encoding HlyD family secretion protein; the protein is MKVEGIFPRTLRALARGRGRWAFGLLPVGLFALWGGWFTLAPTTVYERSVQARLELHREVYAIDSPVEGRVVKTQLELHRSVHAGEVLVELSREHEERQVAEAEAVLQGLGPQLEAARAQLEAEQSALVEQKGQGVAGVQEARARLSEAETVSRRAQEEATSTERLWKRGVVSEMEWGRARAELERTLAAEQASRAALASARLGGTVQSTERRTRLAALRGEIARLEADESVARASVARLREELERRIIRAPADGVLGETSSVRVGAQLREGDPIATVVAGGSVRIVAQFIPASSLGRVRAGQRARMRLEGFSWTEFGMLKATVVAVASEVRDGLVRVELSLDELPLGIPLEHGLPGMVDIEVDRATPSQLVLRTLGREARRGGAPEGREPKS
- a CDS encoding peroxidase family protein translates to MGQFVPSGKFGRIFPTLQPLIPPLAALEELGRAMKDANPADPKGDNEDIPAGFTYLGQFIDHDITFDTTSIQEVQVDPLALHNFRTPALDLDCVYGRGPGDQPYLYQLPPNDALFLIGTTSANTPGGDPKVQTSLPFDLPRGPQSLAIIGDPRNDENLIVAQLHLAFLRFHNKVVAGLQNGTITPPPSATQSSLFEQARRLVTWHYQWIVVNDFLRKVVDPHVLDHVLERGRAFYLPKGDAFIPVEFSAAAYRLGHSMVREAYDFNEVFTFKPSPRQVVPATLQLLFNFSGRSGVGVPIPSDWIIDWRRFFRFPNDGVTAGLSRRLDPFLAPTLAEIPDHGVLPGVNLPIANLKRGRSLGLPSAQNVARRMRIEPLSPKDIAKGPDGAVAEKHNLHVETPLWYYILKEAEQRGGAKRLGPVGSRILAEVFVGLLELDASSYLASNPQWKPTLPSAKKGDFAMTDLLSFAGDLSPINDPKNVKP